From Bordetella flabilis, the proteins below share one genomic window:
- a CDS encoding OsmC family protein — translation MECTIDWGGPSGMLFVATSGSGHVAVMDGAVDGGGHDLAFRPMEMVLAGTGGCTAYDVVLILKRGRHAVSGCSVKLQAERATTDPKVFTRIHFAFTVTGHKLPRAAVERAVQLSHEKYCSASAMLAKTAELSFSVDVVESGAAPAADTNTETNTAA, via the coding sequence ATGGAATGCACGATCGACTGGGGCGGCCCCTCCGGCATGCTCTTCGTGGCCACTTCGGGCAGCGGGCATGTCGCCGTCATGGATGGAGCCGTGGACGGCGGCGGCCATGACCTGGCGTTTCGGCCGATGGAAATGGTCCTGGCGGGGACTGGCGGCTGCACGGCCTACGACGTGGTGCTGATCCTCAAGCGCGGACGGCACGCGGTCAGCGGTTGCAGTGTCAAGCTGCAGGCGGAACGCGCCACAACGGATCCCAAGGTGTTCACGCGCATCCATTTTGCATTCACCGTCACCGGTCATAAGCTGCCGCGCGCGGCGGTCGAACGCGCGGTGCAGCTTTCGCATGAAAAGTACTGCTCCGCCTCGGCCATGCTAGCCAAGACCGCCGAGCTGAGCTTTTCCGTGGACGTGGTGGAGTCGGGCGCCGCGCCGGCGGCCGATACCAACACCGAGACGAATACCGCGGCCTGA
- a CDS encoding dihydrofolate reductase — protein MSPTPPIGDSSAPRTAATGGNTRAPRLTLVVAYAANRVIGRDNALPWKLPGDLAHFKRTTLGHPIVMGRKTWESLGRPLPGRRNVVISRAANYAAEGATVVRDIDAALSACADTDEVFVIGGAQIYAAVLDRADRIVATEVKADVDGDAYFPYLPAFRWREVSRQPQAAENGYLYDFVVYEKAGT, from the coding sequence ATGAGCCCGACACCGCCCATCGGGGATTCCAGCGCACCGCGCACCGCGGCGACCGGCGGGAACACGCGCGCGCCGCGGTTGACCCTGGTCGTGGCCTACGCCGCCAACCGGGTCATCGGACGCGACAACGCGCTGCCGTGGAAGCTGCCGGGCGACCTGGCGCACTTCAAGCGCACCACGCTGGGCCATCCCATCGTCATGGGACGCAAGACCTGGGAATCGCTGGGACGTCCATTGCCGGGCCGGCGCAATGTCGTGATCAGCCGCGCCGCCAACTACGCGGCCGAAGGCGCGACGGTGGTCCGCGATATCGACGCAGCCCTGTCCGCCTGCGCGGACACGGATGAAGTCTTCGTCATCGGCGGCGCGCAGATCTATGCCGCCGTGCTGGACCGGGCCGATCGCATCGTCGCCACCGAAGTGAAGGCCGATGTGGACGGCGACGCCTACTTCCCCTACCTGCCGGCCTTCCGGTGGCGCGAGGTCAGCCGCCAGCCGCAAGCGGCGGAAAACGGCTACCTCTACGACTTCGTCGTCTACGAAAAGGCCGGGACCTGA
- a CDS encoding PLP-dependent aminotransferase family protein, whose amino-acid sequence MTDFPSLDFQPVRDRAQSPTLVQQLVDAVVRAVESQALGPGMPLPSVRDFARSHGVSTFTVASAYARLVSQGWLLARPGAGYRVAPRPSAGPATTRSLRPWEPPTPGAEWLLSDVFADHSIPVKSGCGWLPGEWLNEAGLHLGLRHVARVPGGRIAGYGHPYGYVPLREAVAEHAGSLGMPVEAGQVLLTQGVTHGLDVAIRTLLRPGDTVIVEQPCYANLLALLRVAGARVVAVPRTGAGLDIGALEQAAQSHRPRAMIVNTVLQNPTGTSLTMANAYQVLRIAEQHDCWIIEDDISRELAPGVAPVLAAMDGLRRVVYLSGYSKVISPSVRVGYVIGHPDLVRDMARTKMAVGLTSPEIMERVVHQALREGRYRAHVTELHERLALAHAVVSRRLGEQGMQVFAEPRAGLFLWARLAEGHARGGANALAERALRDGIWLAPGSYFDAGQEDIPWIRLNVAYSQDEQLWRFLREAAGNGGC is encoded by the coding sequence ATGACCGACTTTCCGTCTCTCGATTTCCAGCCCGTGCGCGACCGCGCCCAATCGCCCACCCTGGTGCAACAGCTGGTGGACGCGGTGGTGCGGGCGGTCGAGTCCCAGGCCCTGGGACCCGGCATGCCGCTGCCTTCGGTGCGCGACTTTGCGCGCAGCCATGGCGTCAGTACCTTCACGGTGGCGAGCGCCTACGCGCGGCTGGTTTCCCAGGGCTGGCTGCTGGCCCGGCCGGGCGCCGGCTACCGGGTTGCGCCGCGGCCCTCCGCCGGCCCGGCCACGACACGCTCGCTGCGACCCTGGGAACCGCCGACGCCGGGGGCCGAATGGCTGCTGTCCGATGTCTTCGCCGACCATTCCATCCCGGTGAAGTCCGGTTGCGGCTGGCTTCCGGGCGAATGGTTGAACGAGGCGGGGCTGCATCTGGGCCTGCGCCATGTCGCGCGCGTGCCGGGCGGGCGCATCGCCGGCTACGGCCATCCCTACGGCTACGTGCCGCTGCGCGAGGCCGTCGCCGAGCATGCCGGATCCCTGGGCATGCCGGTGGAAGCCGGCCAGGTGCTGCTGACCCAGGGCGTGACCCACGGCCTTGACGTGGCGATACGCACCTTGTTGCGTCCGGGCGATACCGTCATCGTGGAGCAGCCTTGCTACGCCAACCTGCTGGCCCTGCTGCGCGTGGCGGGCGCCCGCGTGGTGGCCGTGCCGCGGACGGGCGCCGGGCTGGACATCGGCGCGCTGGAGCAGGCGGCACAGAGCCACCGGCCGCGCGCCATGATCGTCAATACCGTGCTGCAGAACCCCACCGGCACCAGCCTGACCATGGCCAATGCGTACCAGGTGCTGCGCATCGCCGAACAACACGATTGCTGGATCATCGAGGACGACATCTCGCGCGAGCTGGCGCCTGGCGTGGCGCCCGTGCTGGCCGCCATGGATGGACTGCGCCGCGTGGTGTATCTCAGCGGCTATTCCAAGGTCATCAGCCCCTCGGTCCGCGTCGGCTACGTTATCGGGCATCCCGACTTGGTGCGCGACATGGCGCGCACCAAGATGGCCGTGGGCCTGACGTCGCCGGAGATCATGGAGCGTGTCGTGCACCAGGCGCTGCGCGAGGGGCGCTATCGCGCCCACGTGACCGAGCTGCACGAACGCCTGGCGCTGGCCCATGCCGTGGTATCGCGGCGGCTGGGCGAACAGGGCATGCAGGTGTTTGCCGAGCCACGCGCCGGGCTGTTCCTGTGGGCGCGCCTGGCCGAGGGGCACGCCCGGGGCGGCGCCAATGCGCTGGCGGAGCGCGCCTTGCGGGACGGTATCTGGCTGGCGCCCGGTTCCTATTTCGACGCGGGGCAGGAAGATATTCCCTGGATACGGCTGAACGTCGCCTATTCGCAGGACGAGCAGCTATGGCGCTTCCTGCGCGAAGCGGCGGGGAACGGCGGTTGCTAG
- a CDS encoding phosphomannomutase/phosphoglucomutase — translation MGNASSFPASIFKAYDIRGTVPDLLNARFARELGLALAARAREKGIPELVIGRDGRLSSEELSLALQEGLNAGGVNTLDLGEVPTPLVYFGAYTQKTGSGVAVTGSHNPPKYNGFKMMMGGAALYGADILGLRDTMEAAGGQAPAGVQPGKRRTMDIVGTYIERITGDVKLTRPMKIAIDCGNGVAGAIAPTLFRAMGCEVTELFCEVDGNFPNHHPDPADPHNLEDLIRCLQTTDCEIGLAFDGDGDRLGVVTKSGQIIWPDRQLILYARDVLARNPGAMIIYDVKCSRHVGLSVKEAGGQPLMWQTGHSLVKAKLAETGAPLAGEMSGHIFFKERWYGFDDGLYTGARLLEILSREADASAVLEALPQAISTPELKLEMNEGEPFALIKALQEKGQFEGATEVVTIDGVRAEYPDGFGLARPSNTTPVVVLRFEADNDAALARIQADFRKQLQALKPDVKLPF, via the coding sequence GTGGGTAATGCGTCGTCTTTTCCAGCCTCGATATTCAAGGCGTATGACATACGCGGCACCGTACCGGATTTGCTCAACGCCCGCTTCGCGCGCGAGCTGGGCCTGGCACTGGCTGCCCGCGCACGCGAAAAAGGCATTCCGGAGCTGGTCATCGGCCGCGACGGACGCCTGAGCAGCGAAGAGCTCTCACTGGCATTGCAGGAAGGCTTGAACGCAGGCGGGGTCAATACCCTGGACCTGGGCGAGGTACCCACGCCGCTGGTCTACTTCGGCGCATATACCCAGAAGACCGGATCCGGCGTCGCGGTCACGGGCAGCCACAACCCGCCCAAGTACAACGGCTTCAAGATGATGATGGGCGGGGCAGCCCTGTACGGCGCCGACATTCTGGGCTTGCGCGACACCATGGAAGCCGCCGGCGGCCAGGCGCCCGCCGGTGTCCAGCCGGGCAAGCGCCGCACGATGGACATCGTGGGCACCTACATCGAGCGCATCACCGGCGACGTCAAACTGACCCGCCCGATGAAGATCGCGATCGATTGCGGCAACGGCGTAGCCGGCGCCATCGCGCCCACCCTGTTCCGCGCGATGGGCTGCGAGGTGACCGAACTGTTCTGCGAGGTGGACGGCAACTTCCCCAACCACCATCCGGATCCCGCCGACCCGCACAACCTGGAAGACCTGATCCGCTGCCTGCAGACCACCGATTGCGAAATCGGCCTGGCCTTCGACGGCGATGGCGACCGCCTGGGCGTGGTAACGAAGTCCGGCCAGATCATCTGGCCCGATCGCCAACTGATCCTGTACGCGCGCGATGTGCTGGCGCGCAACCCGGGCGCCATGATCATCTATGACGTCAAGTGCAGCCGGCACGTCGGCCTGTCCGTCAAAGAGGCGGGCGGACAACCGCTGATGTGGCAGACCGGGCACTCCCTGGTCAAGGCCAAGCTCGCCGAGACCGGCGCGCCGCTGGCGGGCGAGATGAGCGGGCACATCTTCTTCAAGGAACGCTGGTACGGGTTCGACGATGGCCTGTACACCGGTGCCCGCCTGCTTGAAATCCTGTCGCGCGAGGCCGATGCTTCCGCCGTGCTGGAAGCGCTGCCGCAGGCCATTTCCACGCCCGAACTCAAGCTGGAAATGAACGAAGGCGAACCCTTCGCGCTCATCAAGGCCCTGCAGGAAAAAGGCCAGTTCGAAGGCGCCACGGAGGTGGTGACGATCGATGGCGTGCGCGCCGAATATCCGGACGGTTTCGGCCTGGCGCGGCCTTCCAACACCACACCGGTGGTGGTGCTGCGCTTCGAGGCGGACAACGATGCGGCGCTGGCGCGCATCCAGGCCGACTTCCGCAAACAGTTGCAGGCGCTCAAGCCGGACGTCAAGCTGCCTTTCTAG
- the tviB gene encoding Vi polysaccharide biosynthesis UDP-N-acetylglucosamine C-6 dehydrogenase TviB: MLRIQDVKLAVVGLGYVGLPLAVEFGKRRPVLGFDINAHRIEALRQGHDHTLEVDEAELTAASHLRYTADAGELAQANVYIVTVPTPIDAYKQPDFTPLRRASETIGRVLKRGDIVIYESTVYPGATEEECVPVLERVSGLRFNQDFYAGYSPERINPGDKTHRVSTIKKVTAGSTPAVADLVDALYGEIVTAGTHKADSIRVAEAAKVIENTQRDVNIALINELALIFNKMGIDTEAVLQAAGTKWNFLPFRPGLVGGHCIGVDPYYLTHKAQSLGYHPEIILAGRRLNDAMGGYVVSQLVKAMTKRRIHVQGARVLVMGLAFKENCPDLRNTRVVDIVRELSEYGVEVDVHDPWVDPREAVDEYGITPVAEPAAGRYDGIVLAVAHRQFAELGAAGIRAFGKPDHVLYDLKYVLQPDQSDLRL, translated from the coding sequence ATGTTGCGCATTCAGGATGTCAAGCTCGCCGTGGTCGGCCTGGGATATGTCGGCCTGCCCCTGGCCGTGGAATTCGGCAAGAGGCGTCCGGTGCTGGGCTTCGATATCAATGCGCACCGCATCGAGGCGCTGCGGCAGGGGCACGACCACACGCTGGAGGTGGACGAAGCGGAGCTCACTGCCGCGTCGCATCTGCGCTACACCGCGGATGCCGGCGAACTGGCCCAGGCCAATGTCTACATCGTCACGGTCCCGACGCCCATCGACGCGTACAAGCAGCCGGACTTCACGCCCCTGCGCAGGGCCAGCGAGACCATCGGGCGCGTCCTCAAGCGCGGCGACATCGTGATCTACGAATCCACGGTCTACCCCGGCGCCACCGAGGAGGAATGCGTGCCCGTGCTCGAACGCGTGTCGGGCCTGCGTTTCAACCAGGATTTCTACGCTGGATACAGTCCGGAGCGCATCAACCCGGGCGACAAGACCCACCGTGTCAGCACGATCAAGAAGGTCACTGCCGGTTCCACGCCCGCGGTGGCCGATCTGGTGGACGCCCTGTATGGCGAGATTGTCACCGCCGGCACCCACAAGGCGGATTCCATACGGGTGGCCGAGGCCGCCAAGGTCATTGAGAACACGCAGCGCGACGTCAATATCGCCTTGATCAATGAATTGGCGCTGATCTTCAACAAGATGGGAATCGACACCGAGGCCGTGCTCCAGGCCGCGGGCACCAAATGGAATTTCCTGCCGTTCCGGCCCGGACTGGTCGGCGGCCACTGTATCGGCGTCGACCCCTACTACCTGACGCACAAGGCGCAAAGCCTGGGCTACCACCCGGAAATCATCCTGGCCGGGCGGCGCCTGAACGACGCCATGGGCGGCTACGTGGTTTCGCAACTGGTCAAGGCGATGACCAAGCGCCGCATCCATGTACAGGGCGCTCGGGTTTTGGTGATGGGCCTGGCCTTCAAGGAAAACTGTCCCGACCTGCGCAATACGCGCGTGGTGGACATCGTGCGCGAGCTCAGCGAGTATGGCGTGGAAGTCGACGTCCATGATCCATGGGTGGATCCCCGGGAAGCCGTGGACGAATACGGGATCACGCCAGTGGCCGAACCGGCCGCCGGGCGGTATGACGGCATCGTTCTTGCGGTAGCTCATCGGCAGTTCGCCGAGCTGGGCGCGGCCGGCATCCGCGCCTTCGGTAAACCGGACCACGTGCTGTACGACCTGAAGTATGTCCTGCAGCCCGATCAATCCGACCTGCGCCTGTAA
- the coq7 gene encoding 2-polyprenyl-3-methyl-6-methoxy-1,4-benzoquinone monooxygenase has product MPSAQSSPPAAPAFVRRPGLFDALLGEANRALQVLAGAASAGRPYPAAEQGPETLTQAERRHAAGLMRVNHVGEVCAQALYRGQALGCADAGTREIFRRAAAEEIDHLAWCERRLEELRSRPSLLNPLWYAGSFGLGLMASRSGARRNLGFMAETERQVEAHLDSHLKRLPPGDQRSRQVVDQMKQDEIEHRVSAERAGATPLPWPARGAMRALSRVMTGTAYWL; this is encoded by the coding sequence ATGCCGTCCGCCCAATCGTCGCCCCCCGCCGCCCCAGCCTTTGTCCGTCGTCCCGGCCTGTTCGATGCCTTGCTGGGCGAGGCCAACCGCGCCTTGCAGGTGCTCGCCGGCGCCGCCAGCGCGGGGCGGCCTTATCCGGCCGCCGAGCAGGGACCGGAAACCCTGACCCAGGCGGAACGGCGGCACGCCGCCGGTCTGATGCGCGTGAACCACGTCGGCGAAGTGTGCGCGCAGGCGCTTTACCGGGGCCAGGCGCTGGGTTGCGCGGACGCCGGCACCCGCGAGATCTTCCGCCGCGCCGCCGCCGAGGAAATCGATCACCTGGCCTGGTGCGAACGGCGGCTCGAAGAGCTGCGGAGCCGGCCCAGCTTGCTGAACCCGCTGTGGTACGCCGGTTCCTTCGGGCTGGGACTGATGGCCAGCCGCAGCGGCGCCCGTCGCAACCTGGGGTTCATGGCGGAAACCGAGCGGCAGGTGGAGGCCCACCTGGACAGCCACCTGAAGCGCCTGCCGCCCGGCGACCAGCGTTCCCGGCAGGTGGTGGACCAGATGAAGCAGGACGAGATCGAACACCGCGTCAGCGCCGAACGTGCCGGCGCGACTCCATTACCCTGGCCGGCGCGGGGCGCCATGCGCGCCCTGTCCCGGGTGATGACCGGCACGGCGTACTGGCTGTAG
- a CDS encoding thymidylate synthase, which translates to MRQYEDFMRHVYERGVAKTDRTGTGTRSTFGYQMRFDLSEGFPLVTTKKLHTKSIFIELLWFLRGDSNVRWLQERGVTIWDEWADEHGDLGPVYGKQWRSWPTPDGGHIDQIAQLLDQIRRNPDSRRLIVSAWNVADIPSMALPPCHAFMQFYVADGKLSCQLYQRSADIFLGVPFNIASYALLTHLVAQQCDLDVGDFVWTGGDCHLYSNHFEQVELQLSREPYPYPRLRIKRKPASIFEYEYEDFEILDYQCHPHIKAPVAV; encoded by the coding sequence ATGCGCCAATACGAAGATTTCATGCGCCACGTCTACGAACGGGGCGTCGCCAAGACCGACCGTACCGGCACGGGCACCCGCTCGACCTTCGGCTACCAGATGCGGTTCGACCTGTCCGAGGGCTTTCCGCTGGTCACCACGAAGAAGCTGCATACCAAAAGCATCTTCATCGAACTGCTGTGGTTCCTGCGCGGCGACAGCAATGTCCGCTGGTTGCAGGAGCGCGGCGTCACCATCTGGGACGAATGGGCTGACGAGCACGGCGACCTCGGGCCGGTGTATGGCAAGCAATGGCGGTCCTGGCCCACGCCGGACGGCGGCCATATCGACCAGATCGCCCAGTTGCTGGACCAGATCCGCCGCAATCCCGATTCGCGCCGCCTGATCGTATCGGCGTGGAATGTCGCCGATATTCCCAGCATGGCGCTGCCACCCTGCCATGCCTTCATGCAGTTCTACGTCGCCGACGGCAAGCTGTCCTGCCAGTTGTACCAGCGCAGCGCGGACATCTTCCTGGGGGTGCCGTTCAACATCGCCAGCTATGCGCTGCTGACGCACCTGGTGGCCCAGCAGTGCGACCTGGATGTCGGCGACTTCGTGTGGACGGGGGGCGATTGCCATCTCTACAGCAACCACTTCGAACAGGTGGAACTCCAGCTGTCGCGCGAGCCCTACCCCTATCCCAGGCTGCGCATCAAACGCAAACCCGCGTCGATCTTCGAATACGAGTACGAGGACTTCGAGATCCTCGATTACCAGTGTCATCCGCATATCAAGGCGCCCGTGGCCGTATGA
- a CDS encoding FAD-binding oxidoreductase: MTFLAELQALLGAEHVLTGDDTDSYTLDWRGRYRGRALAVARPGSVEAVAAVVRLCGQHQVPLVPQGGNTGLCGGATPDGEGRALVLSLGRLNRVRGIDTENDTITVEAGCILQAVQQAAQDAGRLFPLSLAAEGSCTIGGNLATNAGGTQVLRYGNTRDLTLGLEVVTADGEIWHGLRGLRKDNTGYDLRDVYIGSEGTLGIITAATLKLFPLPVARCTALLAVPSVEDGVQLLARARNGFGAALTGFELMAGNCLQAVVRLFPQQRLPFSGESAQSPWFALLELSDSESEAHARERFEEVLGAAIEAGLATDAAIAENVAQTRALWHLRESIPLAEAELGKAVKHDVSLPISRIADFVRTTNAALQARFPGVGHVIFGHLGDGNLHYNVTPAPGQAEAALLALQPQVYGIVHDSVHAHGGSISAEHGVGQLKVDELPRYKDPVELALMRRIKRALDPAGIMNPGKVVRT; the protein is encoded by the coding sequence ATGACTTTCCTTGCCGAACTCCAGGCGCTGCTCGGCGCCGAGCATGTACTGACCGGTGACGATACCGATTCCTACACCCTCGATTGGCGCGGGCGGTATCGCGGCCGCGCGCTGGCCGTGGCGCGGCCCGGCTCGGTGGAGGCTGTCGCCGCCGTGGTGCGCCTGTGCGGGCAGCACCAGGTGCCGCTGGTTCCGCAGGGCGGCAATACCGGCCTGTGCGGCGGCGCCACGCCGGATGGCGAGGGCCGCGCTTTGGTGCTCTCCCTGGGGCGCCTGAACCGCGTGCGAGGCATCGATACGGAGAACGACACCATCACGGTGGAAGCCGGGTGCATTCTGCAGGCGGTACAGCAGGCGGCGCAGGACGCGGGACGGCTATTTCCGCTGAGCCTGGCCGCCGAGGGCAGTTGCACCATCGGCGGCAACCTGGCGACGAACGCGGGCGGCACGCAGGTACTGCGTTACGGCAACACACGCGACCTGACGCTGGGCCTGGAGGTCGTCACGGCCGACGGCGAAATCTGGCACGGTTTGCGCGGCCTGCGCAAGGACAATACCGGCTACGACCTGCGCGACGTGTATATCGGCAGCGAAGGCACGCTGGGCATCATTACCGCTGCCACGCTTAAGCTGTTCCCCTTGCCCGTCGCGCGCTGTACGGCCCTGCTGGCCGTGCCCTCCGTCGAGGATGGCGTGCAATTGCTGGCCCGGGCGCGCAACGGTTTCGGCGCGGCGCTGACTGGCTTCGAACTGATGGCCGGCAACTGCCTGCAAGCCGTCGTCAGGCTGTTCCCGCAGCAGCGCCTGCCCTTCAGCGGGGAATCGGCGCAATCGCCCTGGTTCGCGCTGCTGGAACTGTCGGATAGCGAAAGCGAAGCCCACGCGCGCGAACGCTTCGAAGAGGTCCTGGGTGCGGCCATCGAGGCGGGGCTGGCCACCGATGCGGCCATCGCCGAGAACGTCGCCCAGACGCGGGCCCTCTGGCATCTGCGCGAGAGCATCCCGCTGGCCGAGGCGGAGCTGGGCAAGGCGGTCAAGCATGACGTGTCGCTGCCGATATCCCGCATCGCCGATTTCGTGCGCACCACCAACGCGGCCTTGCAGGCGCGCTTTCCGGGCGTGGGCCATGTCATCTTCGGCCATCTCGGCGACGGCAACCTGCATTACAACGTGACGCCGGCGCCCGGCCAGGCCGAGGCGGCCCTGCTGGCGCTGCAGCCGCAGGTCTATGGCATCGTGCACGACAGCGTCCATGCCCATGGCGGGTCGATCAGCGCGGAGCACGGCGTGGGGCAACTGAAGGTGGACGAGTTGCCGCGCTACAAGGATCCCGTCGAACTGGCCCTCATGCGCCGCATCAAGCGCGCGCTGGACCCGGCCGGCATCATGAATCCCGGCAAAGTGGTGCGGACCTGA
- a CDS encoding SDR family oxidoreductase — MTHRYQQISADLRKAPRTWLVTGCAGFIGSNLLETLLKLDQTVVGLDNLATGHQHNLDEVMELVSAEQWGRFTFIEGDIRDLETCRKATTGVDFVLHQAALGSVPRSLQDPITTNAVNIDGFLNMLVASRDARVHAFVYAASSSTYGDHPALPKVESEIGNPLSPYAVTKYVNELYADVFARSYGFGSIGLRYFNVFGKRQDPDGAYAAVIPKWISAMIRGEDVVINGDGETSRDFCFVENAVQANLLAALAQPEGVNQVYNVAFNARTSLNDLFEHLRRLLAKHGIQYDKQPVYGDFRPGDVRHSQADIAKANDLLGYKPMHDIMEGLEVAMPWYTQFLR; from the coding sequence ATGACGCACCGCTACCAGCAAATCAGCGCAGACCTGCGCAAGGCGCCCCGCACCTGGCTCGTCACCGGCTGCGCCGGCTTCATCGGCTCCAACCTTCTGGAGACGCTGTTGAAGCTGGACCAGACCGTGGTCGGCCTGGACAACCTGGCTACCGGCCACCAGCACAATCTCGACGAAGTCATGGAGCTGGTCTCGGCGGAACAGTGGGGCCGGTTCACGTTCATCGAGGGCGACATCCGCGACCTGGAAACCTGCCGCAAGGCGACGACCGGCGTGGATTTCGTGCTGCACCAGGCGGCGCTCGGCTCCGTGCCCCGCTCCCTGCAGGACCCGATCACCACCAACGCGGTGAACATCGACGGCTTCCTGAATATGTTGGTGGCGTCCCGCGATGCCCGCGTCCATGCTTTTGTCTATGCCGCTTCCAGTTCAACCTACGGCGATCATCCGGCGCTGCCCAAGGTGGAATCCGAGATCGGCAATCCCTTGTCGCCCTATGCCGTGACCAAATACGTGAACGAGCTGTACGCCGATGTGTTTGCCCGCTCCTATGGCTTCGGCAGCATCGGCCTGCGCTACTTCAATGTGTTTGGCAAGCGGCAGGATCCCGATGGCGCGTATGCCGCGGTCATCCCGAAGTGGATCAGCGCCATGATCCGCGGCGAAGATGTCGTCATCAATGGCGACGGCGAGACCAGCCGCGATTTCTGCTTCGTGGAAAACGCGGTGCAGGCCAACCTGCTGGCAGCCCTGGCCCAGCCGGAGGGCGTGAACCAGGTCTACAACGTCGCCTTCAATGCCCGCACCAGCCTGAACGACCTGTTCGAGCACCTGCGGCGCCTGCTGGCCAAGCACGGCATCCAGTACGACAAGCAGCCGGTCTACGGAGACTTCCGCCCGGGCGACGTGCGGCATTCCCAGGCCGATATCGCCAAGGCGAACGATCTGCTGGGATACAAACCCATGCACGACATCATGGAAGGATTGGAAGTCGCCATGCCGTGGTACACGCAGTTCCTGCGCTGA
- a CDS encoding response regulator transcription factor — MPAAPASTAHHRVLIVEDDATIAGNLYSYLEARGFVPDAAYDGRAALSMLTSAHFDVVILDVGLPGMDGYSVLRALRTEHMLPVPVLMLTARDELDDKLAGFSHGADDYLTKPFALAEVEARLHALIQRASGAVGTPVRRWGSLSYDSRTRLVSVNGKPVHLTRKSCMILDALLRDPGRVVPRTELESLLWGSEPPSSDALRSQVHLLRKALADAGFDGIETVHGTGWRLVGAAGGGDLA; from the coding sequence ATGCCAGCCGCTCCCGCTTCCACCGCGCACCATCGCGTGCTCATCGTCGAGGACGACGCGACGATCGCTGGCAATCTCTATAGCTACCTGGAAGCGCGCGGCTTCGTGCCGGACGCCGCGTATGACGGCCGCGCGGCCTTGTCGATGCTTACGTCGGCACATTTCGACGTGGTGATCCTGGACGTGGGGCTGCCCGGCATGGACGGCTACAGCGTGTTGCGCGCATTGCGCACGGAGCACATGCTGCCGGTACCGGTTCTCATGCTGACCGCGCGCGACGAACTGGACGACAAACTCGCCGGCTTCTCGCATGGCGCGGACGATTACCTCACCAAGCCCTTCGCGCTGGCCGAAGTCGAGGCGCGCCTGCACGCCTTGATACAGCGTGCCAGCGGCGCCGTCGGTACGCCGGTGCGCCGTTGGGGTTCCCTGAGCTACGACAGCCGTACCCGGCTCGTCTCCGTGAATGGCAAGCCGGTGCATCTGACGCGCAAGTCCTGCATGATCCTGGACGCGCTGCTGCGCGACCCCGGGCGCGTGGTGCCCCGGACCGAACTGGAAAGCCTGCTGTGGGGCAGCGAACCGCCATCGTCGGACGCCTTGCGCAGCCAGGTGCACCTGCTGCGCAAGGCCCTGGCCGATGCGGGGTTCGACGGTATCGAGACCGTGCATGGCACCGGTTGGCGGCTCGTCGGCGCGGCGGGCGGCGGCGACCTCGCATGA